CACACATTGGACACACCATCTTACatcacacaaccacaacacTGACACATAACCCTTTATAATAGATGGCCTGAAATGAGCTCTCATCCAGAAATATTGGGTCATTGCAACTCAAAGATTAAGCTGTCATTCTTTCCCATAACGTGCTCAGTGAAGCTTCCCTGTGTGAAGCTAAGATACATCTTATCCTGTCATACCCGTTATTGTTAGAATGATAAATTAGTCCGCGCACCCCATTAAAATCAAGTTtttacacaaatatatttgGTTGAGTAATACATTTCTCGACCAAAGTTCCTGTCTGCACGTCAGTCTACCGCAGTGTAGTTCCTCTAGTGTCGGTCGAGTGGAGAGTTCCTGTGCTCATCATATTTGGTATTTCTAGCATTCTTTGTATTGTATGCAGAGATTTGTTCACACATCAGGTAACGATGACATTTCACAGCAAGGCGCACATGCATGACGACTGGTGGTACAACATGGATAAGGATCATGCCACATATAGGCTAGTGTAGTTTATTTACAAAAGAACATGTTGATGCTCCCTGAAGGGGGACCGGTTTATTTTCATCACAAATTAGTGGCCCTTAAAACTGACAAAGAAAACGGTAAAATCTGCCAGCTAATAACACAACGCTACTGTAAACTTCCCAAAATATCCCATATAAAAGTAATTTCTGTGAAAGCACGTACATTCTTTTCAGACATAAAGCAATACATTCAGCCCCTCCAGCAAGTTTAAAGCATATTTCTTaactaataattatatttactCGACAATAAAATACAGTGCACAATTTCTGTCTAAAATCAGCAGTGAAtagggtcgggggggggggggggggggaatgtaaACAATACCACTGGGAAGTTCATTCAACCGTAGCAATATATAAAACCTTAAAGCAATAATTCCACATCTTTGGACGAGCGCTTTGATACCACGGTCATGCAGATCAACTAGAGAAGCTGCCGTCAGCAGAGCAAACAGACTGGGAACAGTGGGAAACAACGAGCCCGGCTCTGAAGGCAACAGACGCCAAGGGCCCTTCATCTCATCGTTTTAAAAATCACACAAATGATGTCCAAAACCCACCAGTCGGGGTATAATGAGCTGCAGTCTGGTCATCGAGTTGACCCGGGGCCTGGTTCTAGCTAGCCGTTTCCCAGTGTCCAGATGTTACGCTGAACTAAGCGATCTGGCATTCGGAGAGTGATGGTGTCGACCGCCTGAGCCAACTCTCCACATGAAAGCGAAACGGGCCTGTTTCCCAAAATGTGTTGCTTTTCACAGGAATGTGTTTATCTGCGATTATTTCCACAGCGTGACACTCTCCAAAATACGATACCAGATAGGAAGTTGATGCCAGTGGTTTACGCCAGCTTGTCTTTGATAAACAGAACTTGAGCACATGACTCCGCTTCCTCTGGGAGGCAAACAGCAAGTGGTTCCCGGGTTCTACAAAATTATGCAAACGGCaacatcataaacattcatgCATTCCAGCATTATGGATACTATTATTAACACAAGGTGAATCCCATTCCTCTGACCCTGAGGCAGGCGGTGAGAATTCTTATCAGTCTCTTCTCAGGTGAAGCCTCGGGGGGATGGCGGTTCTAGGCCCTCCTCCGCGCTCTGCTAACTGGACTGCCGGCTGCTGTCCAGCTGCGTGTTGCTCCTGATGGACTGCACGGCCTGAACCTGCTGGAGACGTCCGGTCAGCTCGGCTTCGCAGGCCTTCAGCAGCGCAGAAGTCCTCATTCGGTCCCAGCCCAGCACACGCTCCATAGCTTCCACTCCTCTGGTCACAACCAGCTGTAGAGACAGGGAAGAGGCGTCATTTCAAAACAGTGCAATGTGAACAGGCAGGACTTTATACGGACCTATCATTTTAGATTGTTGGGTTTTAGACGGACGTACAAAACCAATCCAATCAGACAGCCCTGACATAAATTGATCTCTTTGTGCATGCAAAGGCAGGTGAGCAAAATCTAACACTTTATTGCCCTTTGGATTACACAACAGAGTCACTCAAAAAAACTACACATGTGCCGTGTCGGGACTTGCAGTTTTCCATAATTGCGTTATCATTTTCTCAGCTGCTTATTAGACTCGATGGGGTATGTTATAGCGTTAACTGCAGAAGTGCTGAGGTGTGAGTGGGTTACCTGCAGATCCTCAGTGGAGAGTCTTGTCTCTGGGCTTGTTTTGCCTTTAAGGACCATCAGTGTCCGGGACATGAATCCGGATGCAGAGTCCACCTCCACTCCATCAACCTCCTCTTTTCCAGCCCCTGACACATTAAAATGGATTCTCCTTCAGGATCATTTGTTGTACAAGGGTAGTTACAACAGATCTCAACAAGAGGTGGGACTACTCAGCAGCAACAATGTTTCCACCTAGTGGCCAAAAGGCACAAGCACCACTCTTCCCCTATGAGAAGAGATTTTATAAAGCACCCAAGGGAATAGACAGAAAGATAACACGGTAAGAACAATAAACTACAATTGAGTgttgtttataatttaaatcATTATCTTGTCATGACTACATGCACAATGCAAATACAGAAACTAAAGGATGTGAACATCGATGTAGATCACGAATACAAATAGCGCCcttaaaaataatacatatataaagaatTTAAACAATTTCTTTATTCTGCTTACGGGTTGGCCAGCTATTGCCCTGAGCATTGTCTGCAAGAAGTTATTACCTTTCTGCTTGTTCGGCCCACAATTAAAggttaatattgattatttgttGCTGAATGTTGAACTCATAGGATAGACTTAAAGACTTTTAACGTCAAACATTAGCAAATACCCTCCAAGCAATACAATAAAGATCTAAAACAATTCGCGAAAAAAAGGGAGGGTAAACCAAGAAAGAAGTGTCCAATATTATTTAGAACCgtttctaaataaaaaataaaaaaacaccacaCCATGCCATACCTTCCTTTCCGGGCGGGCTTGTGTCTTCCTGCTGTGCGTCGTCTTTCTCTGCAGCTTTGAGGTAGAGCTGGAGCAACTCCTTGgactgcctctcctcctctcgcctgTCCAAAACCCTCTGCAGGGTCTCCTGCAGGTCCTCGGCCCTCTTCTTCTGGAAGCCCAGAGCGGAGGCCAGCTCGAGGCACGGGGCATCCACCAAGGTCTGGAACAGCAACAATACGCTCTCTTTGAACACTACACTATGTGGTGCCTAACAGCAACAACTAAATACTGGGAGCAAACGGGGAGGGAATCAACTTCGAAGCTAAAAGATTGTTATATTTTCCATTAGAGATTGCTCGCGTTTGCCTTTTGCTTTTTCAAAGCCCGAATAAACTTGAATGACATGTATAAGTAATTAAGATGCCCAAAAGGTAAACCGCGCCTATTTTAGCTTTAGGCTGTCGTCACTAAATGTGTTTCTTATTGTCAACCAATCCTATTAAAAAGGACCAAAACCACGAATGTGTTTGTCCTTCTCTCGGTACTTTGTGTGACTTCCCTCCACCGTCTGTGACCAAATATGTTCTCATCTTTAAAATGAGTGATATAATTTTCAAAAGCATCGATAATTCCCCCGTGCCCCGTAGAAATGTTGAGTGTCCTGCCGCACTGGCAGCTGAGAAAACGACTTCATTTCAGACCCCAATGGAGTGTATTTACGGGCAGTAACCCTTTTGtttccttcgcattgaaaatacggaaggtaatgttttgatcgccgtgtatttgtatgcgtgcgtgagtgttatttgcataagtcaaaaagtattaaaccgaatcgcatgaaatttggtgggatgattggttattatcgggggaccatttgattagattttgggatcgatcgggtcaacgtcatgaaaaggtcaaaatcttctttttaccaatttatatccaattggcatgcaactaatgccaaaatgttcatagttcaatgcccaatcttgttatatgcgaaggtatgcgctctaccgagtgcccgttctagtttaaaatgTTATGGTCAATAGCTGTGCATGTAGCTGGGGAAGATAGTCCTATTAGAGTTTGTAGAAGCCATGCATCACCTTTGGAGGCTGAAAGTGCTTCATCGCCACAGGAAACCAACCCGGTTGTGGTTTTCACTTGGAGTGTTGGTAAACATTGGTGAGGACATCTCTTTGGTGCCTTTCCTTGGTTTCCAGAGGATTGccagttttgtgtttgtttcgcCTTTTTTGTTCTGGTGGAATATTCGCATGAACACCAACAACCAGTATCTGTCTGAAGGCCGCGGTTGAGACTACTTAGCCAGTAAGTGTTGTTCCAGGGCTCTGTGGTGGCTCTTTGAGTTCCCCATTACACGTGTTTAGtacatgtatttgtgtgttcttTCGTCTTATTGGCTTGTAACTGGAAACATACTGTCGCGTGGCTTTGAGAATGAAATAAAGCTGTGCTTTGTCTGGTCGTTAACTTGCTGCGGGCATGGCATATGTGAAGATGCTTATGTTGATGGTATAATTTAGGTTGGTAGGGGAGGAACTAGATTATGGGCTGTAAGGAGGTTGTCTTCAATGCCTGCAATTTGGCAGCTTTGGTAAGTGCTACAGACATGCTGTGTTTTGTTGATATATTCGTCTGGGGATGATTTGGTTGGCTAGTTAGCTTTTCTTTTATAGAGACCTTTGGGAATGCCATTTAGGTTGGCACATGGACATTCCAGGTGCTAACCAAAGCACTATTGTTATTGCTGGCCTCTGTGCTCGTACTCCTTTCACCCAGAATAATTGTTCCTCTGGTTTTTTACCTTCAACACCTCCACAGTACACATGACAAGACATCCATGCACCGCTTTCAATGCTGATCTTCACACACTTATTTTGTGttgatcttttttttatacattttatttaaaataaatctcgTGCACAGACTCCCTCCATGTCACAGTGCTTGGGTTTGTTTGATGATGGCAAAAAGGAATTTGCTATATTAGCCATTCATCACACAGATAATAGATCTTAGCAAGAGCAATCTGGAGTATTTGTCCATGACGTTGGCCGACGATAAGGATGCAGAATGTTGCCAGGCTTATCCTTTTaaaaggacacagattaaaaagCTGATGGTAACCACTGAGGAAAGTGTTTTTTCCAAGTACTATTATCCTGTTTTCTTCaaagtgcatgctgggataaaCACAACCGCAAACAAAGTTGTTGAACCGAAGGAAAGGTACTAGTACCTGTAAGTCTGCATCCGACATGAGGATGATGCTGGTCAGGTCCTGCTTCAGCTGCTGAGCCAGGTTCAGCCAGGGTGCTGCAGCACTGGAGGAGTCCACAGTATCAGCCTCCAGCACCAGAGAATCTCTGGCCAACCAGGCCGTGCCACCATCCACTACAGTGACAAGTAAATTACTACCTGAACATGGACCTGCCTTTCATTGTACAATGAGAAATGGACTGGAGAAAAATCTCAGTACAACTTCTTACCCCTGCGAACTGGTGACCATGTCTCTTTTTCATGCAACAACATGAACTTTGTGTTTAGAGGTAAACACAAAAAGTAGGCTTGATCGTCTACTATCGTTCCATCATTCTCCAGGACCACTGTGACGGGCTGACTCGGACTGAACCCAAAAAACTCACTTCCTGTAGGAAGAATAGAGAAATGACAGATTTGTTCAGATATTTGGTAAATATCCTTTGCTCATAAGTACCACAGAACACTTTGATACTCTTTCGCCATATATTCATAGCAACAATCCGGGCAATCAGTCCCCAAGTTGTATACGCTTATAACCACGCGATCATTCCTGCAAAGAGTTCTGTGATGGCTATCCATCCGGGCCATCACCTCGTTCATTACAGTGGTTTCTACTGGTCAATGCTGTCGAGTGGTTATGCTGCTAAGTCCCTCTGTCATCCGTACCATTCTGTGTCAATGACAAACCCATAATGTGTCTGGTGGATCCCCACTGAACCTTTACTGTCAATCCATATGTGAAGCATCCTGGTGATAGAAATTAAAGCTTTTTATGGATTCAACTTGGTGGTTTTGATAACCACCAAGTTGAAATCAACACTGTAGGATTTATGGGGAAACTAAGAGCTGTTGTGTTTTCCTGAGCAtgcaatgagcctcatatacACATAGGGGACGGATCTTCTTCACAGAGTGCTggcattacatttttgtttttattgtatttatgtaCTGGTCTGTGACCATTTTAAAtggacatatataaatatgtaattcaGTACTGCCTATAACACATGTGGTTCTAATGTATAACTTTGTATAAAAAGGTGAATTAAACAATTTAAGTTTTAAAGGTGTTGCGTCATCTGCAGTTTCATGACTTAATCCAGACCAAAACTCAATCTACACGTCAGAGATGTGATGGTTTGTGTGTTATAGGTTCCCTAAGAGTTCATACAGTGAGCGTTGATCCGGGCAACGCCTGCTGACGAGCATGCTCGGTATGAGCGGGGCAGGAGGAGATCTGTCCCGACCGCTCAGGTGAAGCTCCTGCAAGTTGGAACACGGTGGAAACGTTGCTCGGCTCGTGAGCGTGATTTTTAAGCCGGGAGGAAAAACCCCGAACGGCGGCGACGATAGCGGCTGACAACGGCGATAAACATCCCTGTTCATCATGACGTCTGCGTTTCACCAGCTGCCTTAATTAACGCCTTTTAAAAACACGCAGACCAAAGCAAGCCGCGCGAGACGCACGAACACAGTGTCAGATAGATCTTACATTTAGACATGTTTACGAGTTAAAGTTGTTCGAATACAACTCACCTTTCATCTTCAGATCAGCTAAGGAGGGAACTGCCAACCCGTACGATTTCTGTCGTGTGAAGTTGCACACCTTACACGGTTTCCTGACTGTCATTCTCGGCTTTATGTGGATGAACGGCTATGTTTACCTCGT
The genomic region above belongs to Pseudoliparis swirei isolate HS2019 ecotype Mariana Trench chromosome 9, NWPU_hadal_v1, whole genome shotgun sequence and contains:
- the dffa gene encoding DNA fragmentation factor subunit alpha — encoded protein: MTVRKPCKVCNFTRQKSYGLAVPSLADLKMKGSEFFGFSPSQPVTVVLENDGTIVDDQAYFLCLPLNTKFMLLHEKETWSPVRRVDGGTAWLARDSLVLEADTVDSSSAAAPWLNLAQQLKQDLTSIILMSDADLQTLVDAPCLELASALGFQKKRAEDLQETLQRVLDRREEERQSKELLQLYLKAAEKDDAQQEDTSPPGKEGAGKEEVDGVEVDSASGFMSRTLMVLKGKTSPETRLSTEDLQLVVTRGVEAMERVLGWDRMRTSALLKACEAELTGRLQQVQAVQSIRSNTQLDSSRQSS